One window of Dermatophagoides farinae isolate YC_2012a unplaced genomic scaffold, ASM2471394v1 contig1, whole genome shotgun sequence genomic DNA carries:
- the LOC142597879 gene encoding uncharacterized protein LOC142597879, producing the protein MVTGSSDCTVKIWDLLTVTPITTFKRHIKPITSIAISPCCRYVASGANDNLIYIWDVSNLKSSSTVEPLTKIQLHKQPITALEFLPAHLHKFWINKTPLLASASQDGSIRISNIISGQSVANFDGHTKMVTCLRWSGNQSIFDEGKEYFGPILYSSSRDTMIKIWSLPHKQMIKSVKAHAHWINGISLNTSYLMNCSAFFPSSNFTYTGSIDAYFQASEEIWNKQTKNIRSELLVSSSDDNTLVLWDFNNESKKIAQLLGHQQPVCGVSFSPDARYICSASFDSSLRLWCGTTGKYLHVFRGHVAAVYQLAWSSDSRLVVSCGKDSTIKTWDVQSKKLRKDLPGAADELYCIDWAINGQYIGSGGKDKIVRIWSR; encoded by the coding sequence ATGGTTACAGGTTCGTCAGATTGTACCGTGAAAATATGGGACCTTTTAACGGTAACGCCTATTACTACTTTCAAACGCCATATCAAACCTATAACATCAATTGCTATTAGCCCTTGCTGCAGATACGTAGCCTCCGGAGCAAACGATAATTTAATATATATTTGGGACGTTTCCAATTTAAAATCTTCAAGCACAGTGGAACCACTAACTAAAATTCAGCTCCATAAGCAACCAATAACGGCTTTAGAGTTTTTGCCAGCACATCTTCACAAATTTTGGATTAACAAAACTCCACTACTGGCAAGTGCTTCGCAAGATGGATCAATAAGAATTTCCAACATTATATCAGGCCAATCTGTAGCTAACTTTGACGGACATACTAAAATGGTAACGTGCCTACGCTGGAGTGGAAATCAAAGTATTTTTGATGAAGGAAAAGAATATTTTGGTCCAATATTATATAGTTCTTCGAGAGATacaatgattaaaatttggAGTCTCCCTCataaacaaatgatcaaGTCAGTCAAAGCCCATGCACACTGGATTAATGGTATTTCCTTAAATACATCGTATCTGATGAATTGTTCAGCGTTTTTTCCAAGTTCTAATTTCACTTACACAGGTTCGATTGATGCATATTTTCAAGCATCAGAAGAAATATGGAATAAACAAACTAAAAATATCAGAAGTGAATTATTAGTGTCGTCTAGCGACGATAACACACTAGTGCTTTGGGATTTTAATAacgaatccaaaaaaattgctCAATTACTCGGTCATCAACAACCGGTATGCGgcgtttcattttcacctGATGCAAGATATATCTGTTCAGCTAGCTTTGACTCATCACTGAGATTATGGTGTGGTACTACTGGTAAATATTTACATGTTTTTAGAGGTCATGTGGCTGCGGTTTATCAACTAGCTTGGTCTTCAGACAGTCGACTAGTCGTATCTTGTGGAAAAgattcaacaataaaaacgtGGGATGTTCAATCcaaaaaattaagaaaagATCTACCAGGTGCTGCTGACGAATTGTACTGTATTGACTGGGCCATAAACGGTCAATATATTGGTTCAGGTGGCAAAGATAAAATTGTTCGTATATGGTCTAGATAA
- the LOC142597880 gene encoding putative cytosol aminopeptidase → MFSKKLDKSTAVTDGTAWELTRIPVIDSDQLLSIKFNSSKTDDSSCIAFLILSHENELIDSSIPICESLKEYVLKTKNEKKDSIFECDLHKLYWAWTDEKSICDNNNLMELAYKFSAYLRKHEAKVESLSVFIDLVTSSAPFMTFLSRLFFESYISTLYKSEQKEVNFPKIISFSASRLTISEKDSIEILETAKKLALASIRMKNLVEAPPNVCHCEKFLDYVKKEVPKYKNLYLTYCDENQCLDAGMGAFYSVSRASEHGGRLIHITYKSGNPTTKIGLVGKGITMDTGGYSLKSCESIMTMKYDMTGAALVTSTILAIASLEIKDIEVHAVALLTANAINEKATFPGSIVKAYNGKTIEILNTDAEGRLVLADGLTYLSNVFENSPNSYIIDVATLTGAMAICLGTEIAGLFTNSDKLTSFLYQASKDSGENIFRMPLHEKYKSLIKSKIADLSNIANSKPNASSMTAALFLQEFVGDKIHWAHLDIAGVSWRGSKAEAKAWGILLLYKAVLELSGTKQ, encoded by the coding sequence ATGTTTTCTAAGAAACTAGATAAGTCTACTGCCGTAACTGACGGCACTGCCTGGGAGCTAACAAGGATTCCAGTAATAGATTCTGATCAGCTTTTAAGCATTAAGTTCAACAGTTCCAAAACTGATGATTCTTCTTGTATCGCATTTTTAATATTGTcacatgaaaatgaattaatagATTCTTCGATTCCTATATGTGAATCACTTAAAGAATATGTGTTGAAaactaaaaatgaaaaaaaagattcaatatTCGAATGCGATTTACATAAACTGTATTGGGCGTGGACTGACGAAAAATCAATATGtgataacaataatttgATGGAACTTGCATACAAATTTTCAGCATATCTCAGAAAACACGAAGCCAAAGTGGAGTCACTAAGtgtatttattgatttagtAACATCGAGTGCGCCTTTCATGACATTTTTATCAAGGCTATTCTTTGAATCCTACATTTCTACATTATATAAGTCTGAGCAGAAAGAAGTCAATTTTCCGAAAATTATATCGTTTAGTGCTTCCAGACTAACTATATCTGAAAAAGATAGCATCGAAATATTAGAAACTGCAAAAAAATTAGCTCTTGCTAGTATTCGAATGAAGAACTTAGTTGAAGCTCCTCCTAACGTATGTcattgtgaaaaatttttggactacgtaaaaaaagaagttcccaaatataaaaatctttatttAACCTACTGTGACGAGAATCAGTGTTTAGACGCTGGCATGGGAGCTTTTTACAGCGTAAGTCGAGCTTCCGAGCATGGTGGGCGGCTAATTCATATAACGTACAAATCAGGGAATCCTACAACCAAAATTGGACTTGTTGGAAAAGGTATTACGATGGACACAGGTGGTTATAGTCTTAAGTCCTGTGAATctataatgacgatgaaataCGATATGACTGGAGCGGCTTTAGTAACTTCTACTATATTGGCCATTGCGTCGCTTGAGATAAAAGACATTGAAGTTCACGCCGTTGCACTATTGACAGCGAACGCTATAAACGAGAAAGCAACTTTCCCTGGAAGTATTGTCAAAGCatataatggaaaaacaatAGAAATATTAAATACAGACGCTGAAGGAAGATTAGTTCTCGCAGACGGACTTACATACttatcgaatgtttttgaaaattcgCCCAACTCGTACATTATAGACGTTGCAACTTTGACCGGTGCCATGGCAATTTGTCTGGGTACCGAAATTGCGGGTCTATTTACTAACAGTGATAAGTTAACTTCTTTCCTTTACCAAGCTTCAAAAGATAGCGGAGAAAACATTTTCAGAATGCCACTTCACGAAAAATACAAGTCtctaatcaaatcaaaaatagcTGACTTATCAAATATTGCAAATTCTAAACCAAACGCTTCAAGTATGACAGCTGCTCTATTCCTTCAAGAGTTCGTCGGAGATAAAATCCATTGGGCGCATTTAGATATTGCAGGAGTTTCATGGAGAGGTTCCAAAGCTGAAGCCAAAGCCTGGGGTATTTTACTATTGTACAAAGCTGTGTTGGAACTGTCCGGAACTAAACAATGa